The proteins below come from a single Papaver somniferum cultivar HN1 chromosome 11, ASM357369v1, whole genome shotgun sequence genomic window:
- the LOC113320213 gene encoding uncharacterized protein LOC113320213, translating into MVINPKDNPRSQTHLTVYLRAVDRTKSVFADYTRAIIDQKDDSRTVKREVVGHEFTRSCGSFLHLSELHSPANGYLLNDTCIVELTVSKSKSIVEDYLDNLSLVDSMFFLALSCFLVAYLTCVSLVSIGSYKLPSYVDMVLVASLTATLVSGTRKFLLPKDCGTRDQMVSSNGVVEKKISVSLPAKGIELVSNTDQVKVAKAALEKKHEGECKNHASVEEKTQGKAQVKDSETELTSNLMASPEVGLVKHPGAGQIFEGGMHNEHNQEVLDGDIYEEIGGFLVEKPYASLYKQIWLKYGHIASSNVLTASSKLSYAIRIAQSTI; encoded by the exons ATGGTGATTAATCCCAAAGATAACCCAAGATCTCAGACTCACTTGACAGTTTACCTTCGCGCAGTCGATCGTACTAAATCAGTTTTTGCCGATTATACGCGGGCTATTATTGATCAAAAGGATGACTCAAGAACAGTGAAAAGAG AAGTAGTAGGACATGAATTTACCAGGTCTTGCGGATCGTTCTTGCATCTTAGTGAACTTCACAGTCCAGCTAATGGGTATCTCTTAAACGATACTTGTATCGTTGAACTTACAGTCTCTAAATCGAAATCTATAGTGGAGGATTACCTTGACAACCTTAGTCTTGTGGATTCTATGTTCTTTTTGGCTCTTAGTTGCTTCCTGGTCGCTTATCTTACATGTGTTTCTTTAGTATCTATTGGGTCTTATAAGCTCCCATCCTATGTAGACATGGTATTGGTTGCTAGTCTTACTGCTACGCTTGTTTCTGGTACTCGTAAGTTTCTGCTTCCTAAAGACTGTGGTACTAGAGACCAAATGGTTTCAAGCAACGGAGTTGTAGAGAAAAAGATTTCGGTATCTTTGCCTGCCAAGGGCATCGAACTTGTATCGAATACAGATCAAGTCAAGGTTGCAAAGGCAGCACTCGAGAAAAAACATGAAGGAGAATGCAAAAATCATGCATCTGTCGAAGAGAAAACCCAAGGGAAGGCGCAAGTCAAGGATTCAGAGACAGAGCTTACGAGTAACCTAATGGCCTCCCCAGAAGTAGGATTGGTGAAGCATCCAGGTGCTGGTCAAATCTTTGAAGGTGGGATGCACAACGAGCACAACCAGGAAGTCCTTGATGGAGATATTTATGAAGAAATTGGGGGTTTTCTTGTTGAAAAGCCTTATGCATCTTTATACAAACAGATATGGTTGAAATATGGGCATATTGCTTCCAGCAATGTCCTGACAGCTTCATCCAAATTGTCCTATGCGATCCGAATTGCGCAGTCGACCATATAA